A genomic segment from Segniliparus rotundus DSM 44985 encodes:
- a CDS encoding oxygenase MpaB family protein, giving the protein MGPGSLLWQLAGDSRIAYAGGMAGVLQTMHPVIGQALLDHSDFFQDPMDRVFRSLPGIVGVVYDKPEAQTGRMVRDFHKEIKGALPDGRPYHALSPDVYWWAHATFQVMAEHVADVYSPRPLADAEREQLYQEGVAWYRRYGVSDAAVPKDRAAFQSEWERHCRAVLQPNEASDWLLELIDGRVFPKIGKPASLPFPEQYHRFGNLMLRRRLVRSLIGPPLRLAYLGGLPEVVRERFGIRWTRSEARRYRAQARFIGKEWRVRPVRWRWYPRAYAGWVQATGAPPPRSATR; this is encoded by the coding sequence ATTGGGCCCGGTTCGCTGCTGTGGCAGCTGGCAGGGGACTCGCGGATCGCTTACGCGGGCGGCATGGCAGGCGTCTTGCAAACCATGCATCCAGTGATCGGCCAGGCCCTGCTCGACCATTCGGATTTCTTTCAAGACCCGATGGACCGGGTGTTCCGCTCCTTGCCCGGCATCGTCGGCGTGGTGTACGACAAGCCTGAGGCGCAGACCGGGCGCATGGTCAGAGACTTCCACAAGGAGATCAAAGGCGCGCTGCCGGACGGGCGGCCCTACCACGCGCTCAGCCCGGACGTCTATTGGTGGGCGCACGCGACCTTCCAAGTGATGGCGGAGCATGTCGCGGATGTGTACTCGCCCCGCCCGCTCGCCGATGCCGAGCGCGAGCAGCTCTACCAAGAGGGAGTCGCGTGGTACCGCCGTTACGGTGTGAGCGACGCCGCGGTGCCCAAGGACCGCGCCGCGTTCCAGTCCGAATGGGAGCGGCATTGCCGTGCGGTTCTGCAGCCGAACGAAGCTTCTGACTGGTTGCTCGAGCTCATCGACGGTCGCGTTTTCCCCAAGATCGGCAAGCCCGCCTCTTTGCCGTTCCCCGAGCAATACCACCGCTTCGGCAATCTCATGCTGCGCCGTCGCCTGGTCCGCTCGCTCATCGGGCCGCCGTTGCGGCTCGCGTACCTCGGCGGGCTGCCGGAAGTCGTCCGGGAACGCTTCGGGATTCGTTGGACCCGCTCGGAAGCGCGGCGATACCGCGCGCAGGCGCGTTTCATCGGGAAAGAGTGGCGTGTCCGCCCGGTGCGGTGGCGGTGGTATCCGAGGGCATACGCCGGATGGGTTCAGGCCACCGGAGCCCCGCCGCCGCGCTCCGCCACGCGCTAA
- the mshA gene encoding D-inositol-3-phosphate glycosyltransferase — MAIPCQDTAAAPRPAAVSALPARSSPYLRRVAVLSLHTSPWAQPGTGDAGGMNVYIRNTSTVLARRGVAVEIFTRATSSDDPPSWEPVPGVTLHNVVAGPFEGLRKEELPSQLCAFTAGVLRECVGHEAWRHSLVHSHYWLSGQVGWLIKDRLGVPLVHTAHTLAAVKNVTLAEGDVPEPLQRLVGEGQLVAESDRMVANTQVEAGHLTQYYAADPQKIDVVPPGVDLGMFRPGDKAAARAELGLDPSEQVVAFVGRIQPLKGPDILLAAMAEVMRAKPGVRLLVVGEASGSGLSPEGIMATAERLGVADNVTMWPAQPPAQLAKVYRAADLVAVPSHSESFGLVAIEAQACGTPVVAAKVGGLPVAVADQVSGVLVDSWAPERWQAEIASLLAAPERLRAMGRAGVAHAGRFSWEATADGLLASYRAALRGGALAPMRAVRG; from the coding sequence ATGGCCATCCCTTGTCAGGACACTGCCGCTGCGCCCCGCCCCGCCGCGGTTTCGGCGCTGCCCGCCAGGTCTTCGCCGTATTTGCGCCGTGTCGCGGTGCTGTCGCTGCACACGTCTCCTTGGGCGCAGCCTGGCACTGGCGACGCGGGCGGGATGAATGTCTACATCCGCAACACCTCGACCGTGTTGGCGCGGCGCGGCGTCGCGGTGGAGATCTTCACCAGGGCGACTTCTTCGGACGATCCGCCGAGCTGGGAGCCCGTCCCAGGCGTGACCTTGCACAATGTGGTCGCAGGCCCGTTCGAGGGGCTGCGCAAGGAAGAGCTGCCGAGCCAGCTCTGCGCCTTCACCGCAGGGGTGCTCCGAGAGTGCGTGGGGCATGAGGCGTGGCGGCACAGCCTCGTCCATTCGCATTACTGGCTCTCCGGCCAAGTCGGCTGGCTCATCAAGGACCGGCTCGGGGTGCCGCTCGTGCACACCGCGCACACCTTGGCCGCGGTGAAGAACGTGACCTTGGCCGAGGGCGACGTGCCTGAGCCGTTGCAACGGTTGGTCGGCGAGGGCCAGCTCGTCGCGGAGTCCGATCGCATGGTCGCCAACACGCAAGTGGAAGCCGGGCATTTGACGCAGTACTACGCGGCAGATCCGCAGAAGATCGATGTGGTGCCCCCTGGTGTGGACTTGGGCATGTTCCGCCCCGGCGACAAGGCCGCTGCGCGGGCCGAGCTTGGCCTTGACCCGAGCGAGCAGGTCGTGGCGTTCGTGGGCCGGATACAGCCGCTCAAAGGACCGGACATTCTGCTGGCCGCGATGGCAGAGGTCATGCGCGCGAAGCCGGGTGTGCGGCTGCTCGTCGTCGGCGAGGCTTCCGGCTCGGGCCTGAGCCCCGAAGGGATCATGGCGACCGCGGAACGCCTCGGCGTGGCGGACAATGTGACCATGTGGCCCGCGCAGCCGCCGGCGCAACTCGCGAAGGTCTACCGGGCCGCGGATCTCGTCGCGGTGCCGAGCCATTCGGAGTCCTTCGGATTGGTCGCGATTGAGGCGCAGGCCTGCGGCACACCAGTGGTCGCGGCCAAAGTCGGCGGCCTGCCAGTGGCGGTCGCGGACCAGGTCAGCGGCGTGCTGGTGGACAGCTGGGCTCCCGAGCGCTGGCAGGCCGAGATCGCCAGCCTCCTCGCCGCGCCGGAGCGTCTGCGCGCGATGGGCAGGGCGGGCGTCGCGCACGCGGGCCGGTTCTCCTGGGAGGCCACAGCCGACGGCCTCCTCGCCTCGTATCGCGCCGCGTTGCGGGGCGGGGCTCTCGCGCCGATGCGGGCGGTGCGCGGATGA
- a CDS encoding YbjN domain-containing protein, with product MSGTQKVRAALQKSLQELELDAEEISEHQVFWVVLPAERRHQVGVALAPREAGVRIEAFMCRAPEENHEDVFRFLLQRNQGQYGVHYTIDQPGDVYLVGFVPTAALSAEELDRILGQIIQTVDSDFNQLLSLGFAEAIRREWSWRTSRGESTKNLSAFTHLIRDPDRE from the coding sequence ATGAGCGGGACGCAAAAGGTGCGCGCGGCGCTGCAAAAGAGCTTGCAAGAGCTGGAACTGGACGCGGAGGAGATCTCCGAGCACCAGGTCTTCTGGGTGGTCCTGCCTGCGGAGCGCCGCCACCAGGTCGGCGTCGCACTCGCGCCGCGCGAGGCCGGGGTCCGGATCGAGGCGTTCATGTGCCGCGCCCCTGAGGAGAACCACGAAGACGTGTTCCGTTTCTTGCTCCAGCGCAATCAGGGCCAGTACGGAGTGCATTACACCATCGACCAGCCCGGGGACGTCTATTTGGTCGGGTTTGTCCCGACAGCCGCCCTCAGCGCCGAGGAGCTTGACCGGATACTGGGGCAGATCATCCAGACGGTGGACTCGGACTTCAACCAGCTGCTTTCGCTCGGTTTCGCCGAAGCGATCCGCCGGGAATGGAGTTGGCGCACCTCGCGCGGAGAGTCGACCAAAAACCTGTCGGCGTTCACCCATCTGATTCGCGATCCGGACCGCGAGTAA